The proteins below come from a single Pandoraea apista genomic window:
- a CDS encoding ABC transporter substrate-binding protein has protein sequence MHRRSRRHLAAVLTVLALPMVPLVAHAKPLTVCTEASPEGFDVVRYNSLTTTNASADPVFNRLVEFDAAQAKVVPSLATRWEVSPDGLTYTFTLRPNVSFHSNDLFKPTRAFNADDVVFTFERMLNDNAPWHKLTPSGFPHAQSLSLGKLIKSVQKVDDNTVRFTLSEPDAVFLSMLSMGFASIYSAEYADKLMAANKTDELNARPIGTGPFVFRSYQKDSVVRFDANASYFGGKPASERLIYTIVPDAAVRAQKVKVGECQIALSPKPLDVQAARGDKALKVVETPAFMTAFVAINTQHKPLNDVRVRQALNLAFDKPSYVKQVFEGTATPAANVYPPNTWSYAKNVADYPHNIEKAKKLLADAGFPQGFETTIWTRPAGSLLNPNPRVGAEMLQSDLAKIGVKAQIKTVEWGELIRRGKAGEHDLLFMGWSGDNGDPDNFLTPQFSCAAVTSGTNFARFCDANLDKLISDGKRTPDVATRTAKYQAAQKTIKEDALWIPLAHPTAAVITRADVSGYQVSPFGRQNFATVQVK, from the coding sequence ATGCACCGTCGCTCGCGTCGTCATCTCGCTGCTGTTCTGACCGTCCTTGCCCTGCCAATGGTGCCTCTCGTAGCGCACGCCAAACCGTTGACCGTGTGTACCGAAGCCAGCCCTGAAGGCTTCGATGTCGTGCGCTACAACTCGCTTACCACCACCAATGCGTCTGCCGATCCGGTGTTCAACCGTCTGGTCGAATTCGATGCGGCGCAGGCGAAAGTCGTGCCGAGTCTGGCGACCCGGTGGGAAGTCAGCCCCGATGGCCTGACCTACACGTTCACGCTGCGCCCGAACGTGAGCTTCCATAGCAACGACCTCTTCAAACCGACGCGCGCCTTCAACGCAGACGACGTTGTCTTCACGTTCGAGCGCATGCTCAACGACAACGCGCCGTGGCACAAGCTCACGCCGTCGGGCTTCCCGCATGCGCAATCGCTCTCGCTGGGCAAGCTGATCAAGTCCGTGCAAAAGGTCGACGACAACACCGTTCGCTTTACGTTGTCCGAGCCGGACGCCGTATTCCTGTCGATGCTGTCGATGGGTTTCGCGTCGATTTATTCGGCCGAGTACGCGGATAAGCTCATGGCTGCCAACAAGACGGATGAACTGAATGCGCGTCCGATCGGCACGGGGCCGTTTGTCTTCCGTAGCTATCAGAAGGACAGTGTTGTTCGTTTCGACGCGAACGCGTCGTACTTCGGCGGCAAGCCGGCCTCGGAACGCCTGATCTATACGATCGTGCCCGACGCCGCAGTGCGTGCCCAGAAGGTCAAGGTCGGCGAGTGCCAGATCGCACTGTCGCCCAAGCCGCTCGACGTGCAGGCGGCGCGCGGGGACAAGGCGCTCAAGGTTGTGGAAACGCCGGCCTTCATGACGGCGTTCGTCGCCATCAACACGCAGCACAAGCCGCTGAACGACGTGCGTGTGCGTCAGGCGCTGAATCTGGCGTTCGACAAGCCGAGCTACGTCAAGCAGGTCTTCGAAGGCACGGCAACCCCGGCGGCCAACGTGTATCCGCCGAATACGTGGAGCTACGCCAAGAACGTGGCGGATTATCCGCACAATATCGAGAAGGCGAAGAAACTGCTCGCCGACGCCGGTTTCCCGCAAGGCTTTGAAACGACGATCTGGACACGGCCGGCTGGCAGTCTGCTCAACCCGAATCCGCGCGTGGGCGCCGAGATGCTGCAAAGCGATCTGGCGAAGATCGGCGTGAAGGCGCAGATCAAGACCGTGGAGTGGGGTGAGCTGATTCGCCGGGGCAAGGCGGGCGAGCACGACCTGTTGTTCATGGGTTGGTCGGGGGATAACGGCGATCCCGATAACTTCCTCACGCCCCAGTTCAGCTGTGCGGCCGTGACCTCGGGCACGAACTTCGCGCGTTTCTGCGACGCCAATCTCGACAAGCTGATCAGCGACGGCAAACGCACGCCCGATGTGGCCACGCGTACTGCGAAGTATCAGGCCGCGCAGAAGACGATCAAGGAAGACGCGCTGTGGATTCCGCTGGCCCATCCGACGGCTGCGGTGATCACGCGCGCTGATGTGTCGGGCTATCAGGTGAGCCCGTTCGGCCGCCAGAACTTCGCGACCGTGCAGGTCAAGTAA
- a CDS encoding IclR family transcriptional regulator — protein MTDSLAASDIDASGAPRERGRRQRVQSAETGMVVLKGLARLGGRASLTALALHVQQSPAKVHRYLMSLVEEGLVAQDTDSQHYHLGLEAMLIGVAAMRQADPVRAAEPALVRLREAFDVTCFIAVMGNKGPTIVRFEEPGLPVTINVRIGSVMSVLWSAAGRVFLGLLDDPQVLAMAEAELAQASPEHRAQLDAADPIGALRASVRAAQGASVRDTNLTGISALAAPVFNYDGRLVGVITALGATGGFDARMEGPIGEAVRREALAASHALGYRPALPASA, from the coding sequence ATGACGGATAGCCTGGCGGCATCCGACATCGACGCTTCCGGCGCACCGCGCGAGCGCGGGCGGCGTCAGCGCGTTCAGTCGGCTGAAACCGGCATGGTGGTACTCAAGGGGCTGGCCCGTCTGGGTGGTCGTGCGAGCCTCACGGCACTCGCCTTGCATGTGCAGCAAAGCCCCGCCAAAGTTCACCGCTATCTCATGAGTCTCGTGGAAGAGGGGCTCGTCGCGCAGGACACCGATTCGCAGCATTATCATCTGGGGCTCGAAGCGATGCTCATCGGCGTGGCCGCCATGCGGCAGGCCGATCCGGTGAGGGCGGCCGAGCCGGCGCTCGTGCGTCTGCGCGAGGCGTTCGACGTCACCTGCTTCATTGCCGTCATGGGCAACAAGGGGCCGACCATCGTGCGGTTCGAAGAGCCGGGGCTACCAGTGACGATCAACGTGCGCATCGGTTCTGTCATGTCGGTGCTCTGGTCGGCGGCCGGCCGTGTTTTCCTTGGCCTGCTCGACGATCCTCAAGTGCTGGCGATGGCCGAGGCCGAACTGGCGCAAGCCTCGCCGGAACATCGGGCCCAACTCGATGCGGCGGACCCCATCGGCGCACTCCGGGCGTCGGTGCGTGCGGCTCAGGGCGCGAGCGTACGCGATACCAACCTGACGGGGATCAGCGCATTGGCCGCGCCAGTGTTTAACTACGACGGCCGCCTAGTCGGCGTGATTACGGCGCTGGGCGCGACCGGCGGATTCGACGCCCGGATGGAGGGCCCCATTGGCGAAGCCGTGCGCCGCGAAGCCCTGGCCGCCAGTCATGCGCTGGGCTACCGTCCTGCGCTGCCCGCCAGCGCTTGA